A region from the Drosophila bipectinata strain 14024-0381.07 chromosome 3R, DbipHiC1v2, whole genome shotgun sequence genome encodes:
- the RIOK2 gene encoding uncharacterized protein RIOK2: MGKLNVTVLRYLTKEDFRVLTAIEMGMKNHELVPGPLAAAIANLKTGGVHKLLKELCKHKLLSYERGKKYDGYRLTNTGYDYLALKSLTLRGSVSSFGNQIGIGKESNIYVVADEEGTPICLKLHRLGRTCFRNVKSKRDYHGRRHKASWLYLSRISATREFAYMSALYDRGFPVPKPIDFNRHCVLMELVNGWPMTQVHEILDAPQVYDDLMNLIVRLGNSGVIHGDFNEFNLMLTDAGKPILIDFPQMMSTSHENAEFFFERDVTCVREMFRRKFGYESEDYPKFSDLVREDDLDAEVHCTGYGFTKEMEQDLLQEYGMVEQDENDEEEDDEAEEPPVLVPAAADAEIDECRRQVENEVLYSENKRTQKSDDAVRRYIESCTQYLGNLAVGPEVPDQNLSSKTEDTDLKLPLKTEDIDPTLTSKIESTAQKTIPEVASDSAIIDESKSISSNDLDTDEVPELVDLDPNSRMYRLKMVEQLLNDARSQRSYSTTTSTIAQSVITDRIRRNMDIKEKREQRKKCVAKGEASAVHRHRKENKDVVKEYAGWDF; encoded by the exons atgggaaaactaAACGTGACGGTGCTCAGATACcttaccaaggaggattttcGGGTCCTGACAGCCATTGAGATGGGCATGAAAAACCACGAATTGGTGCCAGGCCCGCTCGCTGCTGCCATAGCCAATCTCAAAACAGGTGGAGTCCACAAACTGCTTAAGGAACTCTGTAAGCACAAGCTTCTTTCCTACGAGAGAGGCAAGAAAT ATGATGGCTACCGGCTTACCAACACCGGCTACGATTATTTGGCCCTCAAGTCGCTCACCTTGAGGGGATCGGTCAGCTCCTTTGGTAACCAGATTGGCATTGGCAAGGAATCCAACATCTACGTGGTGGCCGATGAGGAAGGGACTCCCATTTGCCTAAAGCTTCATCGTCTGGGGCGAACATGCTTCAGGAACGTAAAGTCCAAGCGCGATTACCATGGTCGTCGACACAAAGCTTCCTGGTTGTATTTATCTCGCATCTCGGCCACCCGTGAGTTTGCCTACATGTCCGCCTTGTATGACCGCGGATTCCCAGTTCCCAAGCCTATCGATTTCAACCGGCACTGCGTCCTTATGGAACTCGTCAACGGATGGCCTAT GACCCAAGTTCACGAGATTTTGGACGCTCCACAGGTCTACGATGACCTTATGAATCTAATTGTCCGCTTGGGAAACTCAGGAGTCATTCATGGCGATTTCAATGAGTTCAACTTGATGCTTACGGATGCCGGAAAACCAATCTTGATTGATTTTCCCCAGATGATGTCAACCTCACACGAGAACGCTGAATT CTTCTTTGAACGAGATGTCACTTGCGTGCGAGAAATGTTCCGTCGAAAGTTCGGCTACGAAAGCGAAGACTACCCGAAGTTTAGTGACCTGGTGCGCGAGGATGATTTGGATGCTGAAGTTCATTGCACTGGCTACGGTTTTACGAAAGAAATGGAACAAGATCTACTGCAAGAGTATGGCATGGTCGAACAGGACGAGAATGACGAAGAAGAGGATGATGAGGCAGAGGAACCGCCCGTTCTTGTTCCCGCGGCAGCTGATGCAGAAATAGACGAGTGCCGCCGCCAGGTGGAAAACGAAGTCTTATACAGCGAGAACAAGCGCACACAGAAATCTGATGATGCAGTGCGTCGCTATATTGAATCGTGTACCCAGTATTTAGGTAATCTTGCAGTGGGTCCTGAGGTTCCCGATCAGAACCTATCTTCAAAGACCGAAGACACAGATCTTAAATTACCATTAAAGACCGAAGATATAGATCCGACATTAACATCAAAGATCGAAAGTACAGCACAGAAAACCATCCCAGAGGTGGCGTCTGATTCCGCCATTATAGATGAATCCAAATCTATTAGTTCCAACGATCTGGATACTGACGAAGTTCCTGAGTTGGTGGACTTGGACCCGAATTCTCGCATGTATCGGCTCAAAATGGTCGAGCAGCTGTTGAATGATGCGCGGAGTCAACGTTCCTACTCCACAACAACAAGCACAATTGCTCAATCCGTGATCACCGACCGGATAAGGCGCAATATGGACATTAAAGAGAAACGGGAGCAACGCAAGAAGTGCGTGGCCAAGGGAGAAGCCAGTGCAGTGCATCGTCATCGCAAGGAAAATAAGGATGTGGTGAAGGAGTATGCCGGTTGGGATTTCTAG
- the GlnRS gene encoding probable glutamine--tRNA ligase, with product MAGEDLIARFQELGMSEQKAKETLKNANVTKNLQLALAEVGAGAALGDGTGMLIYHLASRLKPQTAEHLPLLVRYIVERKLDNTQRVDAALEYVLKCGQKLKASIDLQELDKECGVGVVVTSEEIERAVQSKIKASYKEVLLQQRYHFNSFKILQDVRSELKWADAKSVKAAIDVEIFDLLGPKTEADLKPPPKQNEKPKAQAKPKQEAAQPSATAEADSDGATTIAELMKTKVHFHAPGENFKTDGYVVTEQTEKLLKEHLKRTGGKVHTRFPPEPNGILHIGHAKAININFGYAAAHDGVCYLRYDDTNPEKEEEKFFVAIREMVEWLGYKPYKITYSSDNFQQLYEWAVLLIKKGLAYVCHQKAEELKGFNPPPSPWRERPTAESLQLFEDMKRGKIDEGAATLRLKLTLEEGKVDPVAYRIKFIPHHRTGTAWCIYPTYDYTHCLCDSLEDITHSLCTKEFQSRRSSYYWLCNALGIYCPVQWEYGRLNMNYALVSKRKIAKLITEQIVHDWDDPRLFTLTALRRRGFPPEAINNFCAQMGVTGAQIAVDPAMLEAAVRDVLNITAPRRLVVLEPLKVTIKNFPHKAPVQLDVPDFPQNPQQGSHKITLDKVVYIERSDFKLEPEKGYRRLAPKQSVGLRHAGLVISVDEIVKDPASGDVVELICSSQSAEQAEKPKAFVQWVSQPIPLEVRLYDQLFKHKNPEDPNEVPGGFLSDISDQSITVVRAFADQALRQAKVYDKFQFERIGFFSVDPDTSKDRIVFNRTVGLKEDAGKK from the coding sequence ATGGCAGGCGAGGATTTGATAGCCCGGTTCCAGGAGCTCGGAATGAGCGAGCAGAAGGCCAAGGAGACCCTTAAGAATGCGAACGTGACCAAAAATCTTCAGCTGGCGCTGGCGGAAGTGGGGGCAGGGGCCGCCTTAGGAGATGGCACCGGCATGCTTATTTACCACTTGGCTTCCAGGTTGAAACCCCAGACAGCGGAGCACCTGCCTCTTTTGGTCCGCTACATTGTGGAGCGCAAGCTGGACAACACGCAGCGCGTCGACGCCGCTCTGGAGTATGTGCTTAAATGCGGACAAAAACTTAAGGCTAGCATTGACCTACAAGAGTTGGACAAGGAGTGCGGAGTGGGTGTGGTAGTCACCTCTGAGGAGATCGAACGAGCCGTGCAGTCCAAGATCAAGGCCAGCTACAAGGAGGTTCTGTTGCAACAGCGCTACCATTTTAACTCCTTCAAGATCCTGCAGGACGTAAGAAGTGAGCTGAAGTGGGCCGATGCGAAGTCCGTCAAGGCAGCTATAGATGTGGAGATATTCGACTTGTTGGGACCCAAAACGGAGGCCGATCTCAAGCCTCCGCCTAAGCAAAACGAGAAGCCCAAGGCGCAAGCCAAGCCAAAGCAGGAGGCGGCTCAACCATCTGCTACGGCTGAAGCTGACTCCGATGGTGCTACCACGATTGCGGAACTAATGAAGACCAAGGTTCACTTCCATGCGCCTGGGGAAAACTTTAAAACCGATGGATACGTGGTCACCGAGCAAACGGAGAAACTGCTCAAGGAGCACCTCAAGAGAACTGGTGGGAAGGTGCACACTCGTTTTCCCCCGGAGCCTAATGGAATTCTGCACATCGGACACGCCAAGGCGATTAATATCAATTTTGGGTATGCAGCTGCTCACGATGGAGTCTGTTATTTGCGCTACGACGACACCAATCCAGAAAAAGAGGAGGAAAAGTTCTTTGTAGCGATTCGGGAGATGGTCGAGTGGCTGGGCTACAAGCCCTACAAGATAACTTACTCGTCAGACAACTTTCAGCAGCTGTATGAATGGGCTGTACTCCTTATTAAGAAGGGATTGGCTTACGTGTGCCACCAGAAGGCCGAGGAACTGAAGGGCTTCAACCCTCCACCCAGCCCTTGGCGTGAACGTCCCACTGCAGAGTCCCTTCAACTGTTCGAGGACATGAAGCGGGGAAAGATTGATGAGGGAGCGGCTACTTTGAGACTCAAGCTGACTCTGGAGGAGGGAAAAGTAGATCCAGTGGCCTATCGTATCAAGTTCATCCCACACCATCGTACGGGTACTGCCTGGTGTATTTACCCAACGTATGATTACACCCATTGTCTGTGCGACTCCCTGGAGGACATCACCCATTCACTGTGCACCAAGGAGTTCCAATCACGCAGATCCTCCTATTACTGGCTTTGCAATGCCCTGGGCATCTACTGTCCTGTCCAGTGGGAATACGGTCGACTGAACATGAACTACGCTTTGGTGTCGAAGAGGAAGATAGCAAAGTTAATCACTGAACAGATTGTCCACGACTGGGATGATCCCAGACTCTTTACTCTGACTGCTCTGCGGAGAAGGGGCTTCCCACCGGAGGCTATCAATAACTTCTGCGCCCAAATGGGAGTCACAGGAGCCCAAATTGCCGTAGACCCAGCTATGCTGGAAGCAGCCGTTAGAGATGTTCTTAACATTACGGCGCCGCGCCGCCTAGTTGTACTAGAGCCACTGAAAGTCACCATCAAGAACTTCCCACACAAGGCGCCCGTGCAGCTTGATGTGCCCGACTTCCCACAGAACCCGCAGCAGGGCTCACACAAGATTACTCTGGACAAGGTGGTATATATCGAGCGTAGTGACTTCAAACTGGAACCCGAAAAAGGCTATCGTCGACTGGCACCCAAGCAATCAGTGGGTCTCCGACATGCCGGTCTGGTAATCTCCGTAGACGAAATCGTAAAGGATCCTGCCTCCGGTGATGTCGTCGAACTCATCTGCTCAAGCCAATCTGCCGAACAGGCCGAAAAACCGAAAGCATTTGTGCAGTGGGTGTCGCAGCCGATTCCGCTGGAAGTTCGACTTTACGACCAGCTGTTTAAGCACAAGAATCCGGAGGACCCCAATGAGGTCCCCGGCGGCTTTCTCAGCGACATCAGCGACCAGTCCATTACTGTAGTCCGAGCTTTCGCAGATCAAGCGCTGCGACAGGCCAAGGTCTACGACAAGTTCCAGTTCGAAAGGATAGGATTTTTCTCCGTGGATCCAGACACCTCCAAGGATCGCATAGTCTTCAACCGGACTGTCGGTCTTAAGGAAGACGctggaaaaaaatga
- the LOC108130503 gene encoding peptidyl-prolyl cis-trans isomerase NIMA-interacting 4 translates to MPPKKDAKGGKDAGKGGKKPAAEDKSAGKEKKGGNAVKVRHILCEKQGKITEAMEKLKAGQKFPEVAAAYSEDKARQGGDLGWQIRGAMVGPFQDAAFALPISTVNNPVYTDPPIKTKFGYHIIMVEGKK, encoded by the exons atgccACCTAAGAAAGACGCCAAGGGCGGTAAGGATGCGGGAAAGGGAGGTAAAAAGCCCGCTGCGGAAGACAAAT CTGCCGGCAAAGAGAAAAAGGGAGGCAACGCTGTTAAAGTACGCCACATCCTGTGCGAGAAGCAGGGCAAGATCACCGAGGCCATGGAGAAGCTAAAAGCGGGCCAGAAGTTCCCGGAAGTTGCTGCTGCCTACAGCGAGGACAAGGCTCGCCAGGGGGGAGATCTCGGTTGGCAGATTCGTGGGGCTATGGTGGGCCCATTCCAGGACGCCGCTTTCGCCTTGCCCATCTCTACCGTAAACAACCCCGTGTATACAGACCCCCCGATCAAGACTAAGTTTGGCTACCACATCATCATGGTGGAGGGAAAGAAATAG